The Eubalaena glacialis isolate mEubGla1 chromosome 16, mEubGla1.1.hap2.+ XY, whole genome shotgun sequence genome segment AATTTAACATACAATATTCTTGCCAGTAATTCTCCTGAGATTCAtgcctcccacctccaccctaaTGCTTAACCCGGGAGGCATGAGATTCCAACAAATAAACTCCTAAGAAAAATAAGTTCACCACCCAAAATTACCAAAtaaaccccccaaaattcatcATGTAAAAGTCAACAGATATATAGAAACAGATGTTTGAAAATAGATTTCAGATAATAGGACTACAAGATATAGAATAAaaatttagtatattttaaattattgaggacataaaaagagaaatttaaaatatcttaaaattatgAGCACTATCACAAAGCCAGGGAGATTTGAAAAATTACCACCTGGAACTTCCAGgagtaaaataattgaaatataaaacccaaaagacagattaacagataAATAAGACCTAGATGAAGACAAAATCAGTGAACTAAAATATAGAgataataattattaagaaagcaggactaaaaaaaagtataaaatatgaaaGAGTCATGAAAAATAGAATATGAAAGCCAAGATTTATTCATTTCAAGTTCCAAAAGAGCTATATATTTAAGATGTGGGCAAGGCAGACAATATAGAGACccatgggaagagagagaaataagatatttagtgatttttaaaagatgcttgaTCAAACCTTGCCTGAAGCCCTTTCCATTCCTCAGTTTTTATATTGTCAgcctatacatttttaaaattatttaacccCATTTATGTTGAGCATTTTGTTCTTTGCAAGCTAAGTTTTCCTAGCTGATattgaaagtaagaaaataaagattagactaagaaagttttttaaaaaagtacctgACCATTAAACATCTGCAAAAATAGACTCAGACAAATCCAGCTAAAAGTTAACAGGAAACAACACTTCTCCCATGTTGCAGCTGTAAAGCATCATAACAATCACCTCTTCGGGTGACTACTGCTTTTTTACTACGATGCTTTGGTTTCTAAAATCATTAACTATCAAAAACTTTGTTAGAAATTATATCAGTAAAAATGAAACATCCCACTCTTGCCTAGAGGATCTAAGCCACTCTGATACAGAGGCAGCCTCAATTTCCAACCCAAGTGCAGAGCTTCTAATAAGGGGTTTCTGGATACAATATTCCACATTTATCTTAACTTTGTAGTTTCCAAGGAAACAGGACCTTAGATCCACTTCACAGTCCAGAGCTGATGTTAAACCCTTTGCACACAGCCCAGCTTTTCTCTGAGCCTATCCAAACACtgctttatttaaatttaaccTAAACTCCATTATCCTTCaaaatcctgggcttccctggtggcgcagtggttaagaatctgcctgccaatgcagggggcacggattcgagtcctggtccggaaagatcccacatgccgcagagcagctgggcccctgcgccacaactactgagcctgtgctctagagcccgcgagccacaactactgaagcccacgcgcctggagcccctgctctgcagcggagaggccaccgcagtgagaagcccgcgcaccacaatgaagagtagcccccgctcactgtgactagagaaagcccgtgcgcagcaacaaagacccaacgcagccaaaaataaataaataaaataaataaatttatttaaaaaaatcctataataatctctgtcttttcctttatttggTGAGATGCCCCACAGTTCCCCTGGCAAGCAGTCTCCCTCATTGCAATGGTGCAATAGACCTGACTTTGCTGAATAAAAGGTCATTTCTGGTGATCTTAGGCTGATTAAGCTAGGACAGGAGACAGGGTGAAGCAAaccaaataaaccaaaatataaaattatatttttagcatTTGCCTAAAGAGAGTCATATAGAGAGGAACAGAAAAGGTAAATGCTAGTTAGAATCATTTGTTTGGACTGAAACTAGAGAGGGTTTTCATTGATGAAAGCTTCTTGGAGAAGGCCAGCCTTGAAGAGAGAGCGAGAAAGAAGTTCCTTTATGTTCCATTAAGAACATGGAACTAGTGGCAGaagtgcttaaagaaaaaaagccccTTTGCTTCTCTTTGCAGCTGCACATACCCTTCCAGACAGGGACACATCCTTGTTCCATGCGGGCAGCCCACGGGGCTCCCAGAAAATTGAGTGCAGCCTAAAACAAGTGCCAAAGCACACTCTGGAATCCAGCTGCCTCCCAGGTCTAGGGCTGAGCTCCTGGGCTGTATTTTCATCAGTGAACTGGCCGTCATAAATGTCAAGCCCTGATCAGCATAATCCCCTTAGCTCTTCCAGCTTAGTTCACGGCAAGGGAAGGTGGCATCAAGAAGATTtcctattttggaaaaaaaaaaattgctgaactTGGGCTGGCATAATATTAGCAGTGTTAACGTTCTATATGGCTTTTATCTCCAGTAAGTTCGGGATTACTTAAGCGTTTGTGGGAATTAGATTTCTTTGTAATCAAGACAAAGCACAACATTTTGGtaccttctctgattgctatggatGGCTGTTTTTCAGGTGGAGGAACTAAGGAGAACAtatctggtgtaacgctgcagtaaaaataaattaaaaagtgaagCATCATGAAGATGTAGCTCTCTGGTAGCCTCTGTTTCAAGAAACCCCTGCTACCCCTCTTGCCTTCTTCAGGTCCTGTGGCTTCAACCTTGAAAAATAAAGGTCATCCCCATCCCCACAATGCCTAGGTAGGCTTCTCAGAGTGCCTGGAACTCAGAGTATTTGTACAAGTGAACACAGAGGAAAACTACACAAAAAGCAAGCACAACTGCATTTTTAATAGCTTGAAAACTGTTCTACCCCTAACTAGTTCAAATTTAGATTACTGTAGCCTCCTGGGCTCTCCCAGTTCATGTGTAtgcttttcttgtgtttttttttttttatactaagtATTTTATCGTACGGTGCTGCCAGTGTATATAAAACAATTACCCTTGTGAAACAGAAATTCATGAATATTCAGAGAGGTAGATGTTAAGGACTGACAAAAGTACAAGTTTGTATAGTATGGCACGTGTTATAGAGACAGGCTTTTGTACTGACTTCAAATTCAGCTTTCCTTTGAATATTCACCGGTTTATGAAAAGTGGTTTAGAAAACCTTGCAAAGATTCATTTTACTACAAAAAGGAACAGACTTTCTGGGGTCTGAAGGGATTTGAAGATACTCCAGTCAGCAGGGGGTCACGTTGAGCCTTCTGCAGACAGAATTGTTTCAAATCTGCAGCTGCCTGGGAAACCTTCACAGGGTTGAGCCCGGCCTCCAGCCGGATCTGTTGAACCACTTTCTTCATGGCAGCGACGCTGGAAGGACCAGACATGACGCACGCGAGAGCTGGGAGAGATCGGCACGCCCACGTGTATGCTTTCCTAAGCAATTTTTAATGCCAAATATGTTGATTTTCTTGACTAAAAGCATACTGAAGAAAAAGCATTgtcaagtgtgtgtgtgcgtgcgtgtgtgtgcgtgcgtgtgcgtgtgtgttgggggagaagGGTGTTGATTCTAAACTGAACACTGAGAGATTGTTTGAGGACACAACTTTATTTTATAGCAATAGTTTTTGGCATTTTAAATAACTCAGATAGGTCATGCATGGATACCCTCTATCCTCAATGGAAAGCATCATCACCAAATTCCATCAGCTCTGCAGAAGGTGCAAAGCTCACCTCACCTGCCAATCTCTACAGGTGTCAGACTTGCATGAAAACATGACAGCCAGCAtctcagaaaggaaagagatCTGCCAATTCACCTACCTTGTATATTTCACAGACAGGAAATTTGAAAAGGTTTCAAGTCCCAAAAGTTTGGTTGTTTATACTGATCCTGCCCCTGATAGGTTGCCGGGGCCTGCCACCTGTCAATTTTGTCCAACCTACCCAAAAAAGGAAGCTGGAAGGGTGCATGTGCCATTACTGTAGAATATgggatattaaaataaaaaatattccagCTCTTTGATTTCCTTTGATTTTGTGGGTAATACAATAACCAGAATGAGATAGCTGAAACCAATAAAATCTGATTTATAGCATTAAAGGCAATCTTTATAGCACTTATTTATGGTACATTACATCTAAAATCCAATTTCACAGGCTGCTGTTTGAAACTTTCTGTTCAATCATAAATACACTACATACACTGTACCTCAGTGCCATAGAGTTAGATTATACAAATGTCTGTACCCCCAGAAGGTATTAAAATTCGGTTACTATGGTGGTGAGTGAGCTTGACAGTAATTTTCCTAACCAACTCTTCAACCAAAAAGATCCAGTCAGCACTTGATAAATACTGAAACTGCTAGCACTCCTAtcattaaaccaaaaaaaaaaaaaaaaaaaatctctgctcagATAACTCTATATTCTGGAATGAAATTAATTGAAGTCGTATAGAAATGCGATAATTGGTGATGCTGAAGGAT includes the following:
- the LOC133076227 gene encoding guanine nucleotide-binding protein G(I)/G(S)/G(O) subunit gamma-5-like, with protein sequence MSGPSSVAAMKKVVQQIRLEAGLNPVKVSQAAADLKQFCLQKAQRDPLLTGVSSNPFRPQKVCSFL